Genomic segment of Ictalurus furcatus strain D&B chromosome 9, Billie_1.0, whole genome shotgun sequence:
GTTGTTTGTCAAGTAtctgaagagaagcagctcgTAAAACATGTCCGAGAAGTTGTAGTGGTGCAGCTGCAGAGAGGAGAAAAGTTACAAAAAGAAATTTACTTTGGAGTTGTGTTACTTTATGAttaattttgtttataattaaacAACTGTCATTTCACTCAGGCATCTGCAAGCTTACCTGGGCCCCGAAGAGCTCTGTCACAATCGATTCCTGATTGGAAGAAGTTCTCAGGAATCGAATCAGTGACACATAGGCCAGCTGCACACCAACCACATCCTgttataacaaacaaaaaatgcctATAACTCACTCTAGCTATTGATGCTAATTATTCCAATAGTTGTTATTACCTCCATTACCTTCCATAGCCTGTGTTTTTTAACCACTACAACAGTTTGGGGCCCAGTAACTGAAAGTATTTTGCGCAAAAATAAAACGGTCTATCATCATTCTGAAGTCACCTGGTTATTAGCTGCTGCCAGACGCATCACTATCTTCTTTCCCACCACAAACAGGAAGTTCTGGTTGTGGATGCTGGCAAGCAGAGTCTGAATATAAGACAGCACACAATATAAGTTAAAGCAGAGTGTAATTTACCTGCACAATAACAGCAGCTAAACAACGGTTTTACTCACCGAGAACGCCTTACGGAGAGCACACAGCTTCAGGCCGATATCAGTAACCCCTCTCTCTGATAGATGGTAGCTAAAAACAAGAAGTGTAAATACTTAGTGTGCCTTAGACatacattacatcattacaccaTTAAACTGTGAAGAGGATCATACCTAATAAAGGGCACCTCCAACTCCAAAAAGTTAAGGCTCTCCTATTTCTCCTGCAAGCCACATTAGCAATGAGCCATTAAAACTCCCTCAGTAAATTTTACAGCTGCACATTCAGGGGAATAGCGGCATATGTAGATACACATCAGGTCTGAAACATGGAATTACCTCAGAGTCTGGTTCACTCTCTGAATCATTGTAGAGAGAGTTATCTTCATGATCCTGAACCCAAGTGGAGGTGTTCACCTGACCATTTGCTCCCACAAACAGGTACATGCAGGTCACCTTTTCAAAGGGTTgctgttaattaaaaaagacaaaaacaaaaacaaatatagacactgcagataaataaatgtacaacaGACAAAATTTGAAAAGTTACTATCTCCATATACACATCATGACAGTGTAATAAATTTACCACATGGTCCTCAAGTGGCACAGTGACAGCTCCTGCGGTTACAAGAAATGAATTCTGTAACCCTCCCAGATACACACTGAAGAGAAcaatttaaagtgaacacaatTATTCACTGCAATTAACAAAAGTTTTGTGATGCTACAATGAATAATCCCTTACCTGTATGCCAGTGAAACAATCCTCTGTGTTGACATGATAAGAGAATCCCTGCAAagaacaattacaaaaactcaAGATCTATTTCACCCAAGTGTTCATCTAATAATCAGTCATGTCAATTCTCTCCATCAGAGTAATAAAGACTGTGATTACCTCCTGATCTGAGTAGCAGGTTTGGGTGGTTTTAAACAAGCAGAACCGACGCTCTAGACCCCTTCTCATGTCAAGGAAGTATCTCCTAATGTCCACTGACtagaaatagaaaaaacaaAGCCAAACATTAGAGCTTATAAAGAAGAGGGTGTCTGAGTATCTCAGCTGTAGGAGCTGAGCACGAAGAGCACGAAGATCATAAGTGCTTCTTATCACAGCAGTTTCATACTAACACATCTAACGTTCTGTCACTTGGACATTTTGGTGATCGACTTTagtaaataaactaaatgtttGGTTACCAGAGCGACAGCTGAAGGTTCATCGTGGGGTGTGGTGGGCAGCAGCTGGAGGTTTCACTCAACGACcttaatatacatacacacacacacacacacacacacacacacacacacacacacacacacagacagaagcagTCTACAGGTTTCAAAAGGGGTTAAAATATAACTTTTGTAGGGAatttagccagcggtgggcggagcacatacacacaggagGCCGCTTTAGTGTTATTCGTGGAGAAATCTTTATTTAAGACGGTCTGTGAGGGGAGTGtgggtgcgcgtgtgtgtgtgtgtgtatcgaaGTGCGATCgggcggtgagggtctcagccgtctGCGGTTACAGCCAGGGGGCAGAGCCTTCACTCGCGTCGGACTCGTctgaaaccaaaaaaacacacaacagcgattaACAGACATGCACTTGTCGCAAAAATCACCTAAAACATGCCAGAGACTTGCGCACATGCACAGAGATACTTTATTTCTCCCTtgcgagtggaatatcgcccttttatactctcccctcgcctgctggatggtggaattcttccgtgcggtgcaccattcacgagccgttggtgtgtcggcggccccaCCCCACCACCACGTGCTCTCCggccgtccaaaacattggtggcgctgaagcggagctgtctcttcagcgccACCGTGCCAGTCAtgggaggagcgatctttgtttcctgtgtgcCGGCCTCTCGCCACAGTaccccccccctcagctccgagcccaCTGCCGTCGTGTGTCGGGCCCACAGTACATCCCGTCGCGAGAGGCCATCTGCTTTCCCATGGTGGGTTCCCAcccggtgctggacctggaaagaGAAATCCTGCAACGAGAGGAACCATCGGGTTACCCTGGCATTAATgtccttggccatccactgcagtgggGCGTGGTCTGTCAACAGGACGATGTGCCGACCGGCCAGGTAGTATCGgcgctcctcgatggcccactttatcaCCAAGGCCTCTCTTTCCATGGCCGCATACTTCCTCTCAGCTGGGGACAACTTCcgactgatgtagaggaccgggtgttcctCTCCGTTGAAGGTCTGCAAGAGAACAGCgcccagcccggtctcggaGGCATCTGTGTGTACGGTGAATGGGAAGGCGAAGTCTGGGTTGCGTAACACTGGGGCACTGATGAGGGCCTCCTTTAGGGGTTGGAATGCCTGCTCTGCCTCCGCAGACCATTTTACCCGgtccggctggcccttcttcgtaaggtctgagaggggggaatctacagaggagaagttaggcacaaacCTGCGGTAATATTCCGCCAACCCTAAGAAGGCatgtacctgtttctttgatgtGGGCCGGGGGTAGTCCTTCACTGCCTCGACTTTCTTCGCCTGTGGCTTCAGCATACCCTGGCCAATACGGTAGCCCAGGTACTGTGCCTtggtcagccctaggtggcattaCTTGGGCTTGGCTGTCAGCCCGTCCTTCCGGAGTTCCTTCAGAACCTCCCCCAGATGGAAGAGGTGGTCCgaccaagtggaggagtggatgaccacgTCATCTAGGTAGGCAGCCGTGAACATACGATGGGGtcgcaggacaatgtccatcagccgCTGGAACGTTGCGGGCACCCCGTGTAACccgaaggggagaacccggtactgccagttaCCGGTGGCCGTGCTGAAGGCAGTCTTCAGTCTCGCATCCAGTGCCAGTGcaacttgccagtagccttttGTTAGGTCCAGGGTagatatgaaccgggccctccccagtcGCTCCACGAGGTCATTCACtcgggggaggggatagctatCGAACTCggagacctggttcagcttccggaagtcatTACAAAGCCACATACTTCCGTCCGGCTTCGGCACaacgacgatggggctggacccgGGGCTGTTGGACCCCTCTATGATGTGGTCCCGCAACATTCGGCCGACTGCTTTCTCGATAGCCTTGCGCCGGGCCTCTGGGACAAGGTAGGGCCGCTGTCTTACCACTACTCCCGGACGGGTGTTgatctcgtggtggaccagctgcGTCATTCCTAGGGAGGTAGAAAACACAGAGAATTGGTCCACCAACTCAGTTAGCTCCTCTCTTTGTGTGGGGGTAAGATCTTCCCCCAATTCTACCAAGGTACCCTTGCTGTGATCTGTGTCCAGAGCCGCCTACGCCGATACTACCAGCGCCAGTTCTATCCACTTCTTCAGCAGATTCACGTGGTGTAGTTTTTCCTCTGCTTGCTTACCAGCTGCTGCAGGCGGTAGTTTATGGTGCCTTTTCACTCGAGGACTGTGTATGGGCCTCgccaccgggccaggaacttGCAGGAGCTACTGGGCACTAGTAGGAGCACCCAATCGCCCGGTTGGAACTCCAGAGGCTGCGTGGTTGTACACCCTTTTCTGTTCTTCCTGGGCGGCTCGCATGTGTTCCTGAACTCTTGGGGTTACCTGGTCAATCTTCTcttgcatctcctgcacgtAGTCGATGACCGAGCAGAATGGGGACGGTAGTTCCTCTCACGCTTCGTGGGCCACATTGAGCAGTCCTCAAGGTCGCCATTCGAAGAGGAGCTCGAAGGGGGTGAAGCCCGAGGACGCCTGGGGCACTCCCGGACAGCGAAGAGCACGTAGggaaggaggaggtcccagttccttcctTCCACGTCTACCACCCGGCGTAACATCTGTTTTAGCATCTGGTTGAATGACTTGGGGAGTGGCCCTACAAGGTCCATGCCAATCCTTTCGAAGGGAACACTGATGATGGGAAGAGGGATCGTTGGCACTGGCGGGGGCTTCCTGGGCTCGGTACGCTGACACTGAGGGCACGGTTGACAAAAGGTCCAGACCTCTGCGTCCATCCCCGGCCAGGTGATCTGGTTTCATCGGCCTGGCCTCCTCCTGGGGTGTCCCATAGGTGGGGTGGTTTCGGATGACCTCTTTTACTTCGGCAGCGTGTTGCCGGTCGGCCCGATGTGGCGGCCCCCTTCCGGGCAGATTATGGGGTTGCTACCCATCCTGGCCGAACTCCAAGAGGGGCAGGGCGAGTTCTAGGCAGGTGcaatctttgtttcctgtgcacCGTCCGCCGGCCTGTCGCCACACTTTTTAACTGACATGTACCTGGAGAACAGAGGGAGTATCTACAATCCCTCCCAGCACATTCTCGGGCTTTGCAATGAATTCGTTTTATGTGACattcatttgtatatttaaaaccaTTTTGACCAAGTTGATAGTTAGTAACATTGGTTGAACAAGGTTGAACCCTTAAAATGGGTAGCCATGTTTTCAAGTGCACCAGCATTCAgctattaaattatataattcaTGTCAAAACATTAATTGGAAAGGAGAATATTTTATCAGCTACTCGTTTTAATGTTTAACTCTGCTCAATATAATATTTATCTTAATCTTAGCTGCCAAGCTAAGTAGCCAGATTTGTTAGTAGTGTAGCTAATGTTAGACCAGAGTTTCCCCCAAAGACACAGATAATACTCTGATGTTGACAAGTAGAGATTTTTctaatgaaaaacacattttatttagtaattttaaatgaaaacacatctgaatgagagagagagagagagagagagagagaatgtataaAGGTGACATGATTAAACTCTCTAAAACCTCTTATCCATCACCCAAATCTATATAAACATTAAACTGCGGAATTATTAAAAACTTTAACCCGAGTTCAGCAAGCTAACTACCTTTATATTCACTATGATATTGTGTAAATGATATTGTGTAAATTAGCTAAGTTCTCCAGGGAGATAACAAACAGCTGTAACAGAGTTCGTTGGCGTGCTAGCTGGCTAATCACTAGGCTAATCATGATTTAGTGTAAAACCGGCAGCCAGGGCTGTTAAAGTGAAACCGGAAGCGTGAGCTCAAAGTCTCAGCGTGTGTTTCTGGATttgtcagtgacactgactttgtttacttctgacacatgtgttttgttgtgatttctgtcctgtctctgcccctgtatgtgtaattagtctcagctgttttgtgtttcacccctgattatgtttagtatttaaaccgcTCGTGTCTCATTGTTTGGGGTGAAGTATTACTCTCAGTTGACTTGTCGCTGTCTTTTACCAAGCCGTTACAGCGTGTTGttgatcttatttttttattttgttattcccTCGACTTTGATgctctgccttgcctagtttggatTGTTCACATGATcgtttgacccttgcctgtctatggttattgatttctgcctaacCCTGTGGATTTGTCTTGTCATTAAACTGgcttacctgcacttgcttcagTCTCAGTCTCCATTGGGTGACAGCAGTCCAACCTTTGTTGTCatgtaaatggtgcacttatatagtgcttttatgtTAATCAGACTTTACACTGGACACTGGCAGCACATAGAGCGGCTATTTGAaatgagttgttgttgttgttgttattattattattattattattattattattattattattattattattattattattattattattattattattattattattattattattattgtggtaggggtgcacggtggcttagtggttagcacgtttacctcactcctccagggtcgggggttcgattcccaccgtgaccatGTATGTGAGGAATtgacatgttctccccgtgctgcgggggtttcctccgggtactccggtttcctcccccagtccaaagacatgcatgattggcatgtccaaagtgtccatagtgtatgaatgggtatgtgaatatgtgtatgtgtttgtgcgcCCTGtgatggcaccctgtccagggtgtaccccgccttgtgcccgatgctccctgggataggctccaggtttccccatgaccatgaaaaggattaagtggtatagaagatggatggatggatgtaacaGCCCACAACAAATGATAGAGCCGGACTTGTGTGTCGCACTGCAAGTTATCCAAGTCAGGAGACACAGTGGACAGCATGCATCTAATTTCAGGTGTTATGTTAAACCTAGACTGcaattttgattttgattctcCATTcccggggagaatatgcaaactccacacacacaaggccacgGTGGGGGACTGTTACAGTGATTCATAAAAGCATtggtaaatgtgtaaatacaaAGAAACCATGAGGTGTTATCCAGCCCAAACCGGagcttgtggagtttttttgtgactgttgtggccaaaaatgcttattttgctgcagcttctttcaaacgtaatcttttttgtggaaaactacttaaattgccgaaattgcaattgcacaaaattgttttgctttcgcagtgatgtttgttggtaaatattaccatttagctgtacttatgttTGACACTTGAATTgaagaggggttttttttttgagtgcgcgttgtgatgatgtcaaaTGATGcctcttggcccaaatctgcagaaaatctgtagtaattttgaaacattgcaagctcctccaaactATTGcacagtttgcttgattttgcattaatttttgcgattgcaaaatcactCAATCCTGGAGGGTTTGATATGTGTCAAGGTTAATTGATAATCACAAATTCCTACATTTGAAAAAGTAGATTTAGAGCTTAATTGACAAATACTTAGCAAAGCTTTCTACAAAAGCTGGAATTTTCCTTTAAGCTCGATTCCTCAAACATCAGTTCATGAGCTGATGTAATGGCTTACTCAGGTGTGACAAAGAAGGGCAAACAGAAGCTGTGGCAGCTGAGAACAGGATCTTGACTTCTgtctgatcaggataaagttaAGGCGAATTGATCCTGAAGCTAGACTGAACGCTTTAGTCTAGAAGTGAACCTGAAGGGGAAATACCTGCCACTAGATGTGGAGTGAATGAATGTTGTTGGCTGTGAAAGCTGAGCTGCAGTGGCACTCAATAATTCAGCGCTTGTAACAGACGGCCCATCAGCAGGGTGAAACAGCCGACTGATATGCTCtgccaaaacaaaagaaaaataacacagacattgttgttgttgtaatcaGACCTGTGGAAGATCCATAGTGGCACTCTGGTCATTGTTGAGTTCTGTGTTCTTTATTGTAACCAATTGGCATGTGAATACAACACAAGTTCACAAGTTTGAGCTCTGTTGACACTCTGGTACACTCAAGGTTTTAacaaatacagggtgtcccaaaggtCTGAGAACAACTGAGGTACTTGTTCACAACTATTActtaaggtgcaaacattcactaatACTCAAGAAAGTAACAcgatatatatacaaaaaacataatgttaTGTACTggttatcttacacagggttgcTGGGTAcgaaaaaattatgaaaaaattgGCAAGACTGATaagtttactgtttactgttccCTCAGGAACAAAGAAAGTGTTAACaccttttttgtctttgtttctctcttaattcaggtacagacagataaaatCCCTCACCATTTGCGCATTCCTGTCTCCCAGAAATGCACAATTTGCATGCATTTACATACTTTCCTGAATAACATTTGCCCCTATTCCTATGACTTCCAGAAAACCATATATGTATCCTGTTTTATGAAAATATGCCCTTCCGCCTAGCtaatcaatagttaacccatgGTATCTGTTGTGTGCCAAGCATTATAcatactctgcctttctttgaaCTAATGTGAGATCTTGCCAACTCTCCCAAGCGTGTGGTGCAGAAAGTGTGTAGAGGGGTGAGGGCACCGTCTTTGTGTGTACTTTCTCTGTTCCTAACATCGCAACCCTCTCTTCACAAATCCTaacaaagacattttgctaaaaagtgttgatttcccctatgtatggagactttatTATAAATGGTCACGGACATGACTACAAGCGATATCATAATACTATTATGTAACCTTACAGCTCATACAAGGAgactatgtatggagactttatTATAAATGGTCACGGACATGACTACAAGCGATATCATAATACTATTATGTAACCTTACAGCTCATACAAGGACAGTAATGAAAGGTAATGGGCATCataaaaatgctgtttattattgtttatccTGCTTCCTGCTTTCCTTCAGATTATGAGAAAGActataaatctatatattttccataccacttatcctacacaagctTGCTTtggggcctggagcctatcccagggaacttaacgcacaaggtgggggacaccctggacagggtgccagtccatcgcagggcacaatcacatacacactcacacacccattcatacactacgggcactttagacacaccaatcagcctaccatgcatgtctttggactagaggaggaaacccctgcagcacggggagaccatgcaaacgccacacacacggccccggcgggaatcgaaccccggaggtgtgaggcaaacgtgctaaccactaagccaccgtgcgccccctctgacagtagtgctggctataatttaaatcacaggttttaattaatgtgttcattatcgtttctatagtaacgccTAACCTACAGGGACatacataatctaaggctaataataaatggttaaaaataacgtgtttttagaaaaacataatcCTTGATATGGGCAAGCCTTATTTCTCGaaggatttgtttatttaacatgtatggaaggagactccagtgtcagtgctttgcaacagccagtaagttttctgccaaCAGAAAGTCTCCGGTAGACTCAGTTTCTtggcaacatgacaagctgggtTTTTATGTcttgttaacttcaagagataggtaaaaatagaaaagctgatgagggaatgattgtttatagctgtttataACGGTTATAAGTAATACCAGGTACTAATTTGTGTTGCTGACGTGTGGAATTATAATCGTTGCCAaatggctgtggtataagaggaatgaaaaacATTAGGACGTGCTGttgtacaaaaataatccactttggggtGGCATCATGCCAACCtgttgttgattagtttcctataacagcatgtcctatGGTGTGTAATTACTTACATGCTACACTATGTTATTATCCACATTAgtatcaatatcaatatatttTGGCCTTTCTCTGTAAATGTGTTCATGATCTTTAGCATTTCTACAGTACTGTTCTGTACAAATCGTCAACCTCAGTGCTTCACTAGACAGTATTCGCTAAGGTAGAGTTTTTTTGTCTGCAGTTTGTGGGCAATCTATGTAAATTACAACTGACACACTAATCATTTACTTTAAGTGGGACAGGTATTGATGCACAGTAAGCATATGACCATGTCTCTCTATCATGtttaatgaaaacacaacaaaagcCAAATCCATTACACCCCAATGTTTCCGGGCACAGGATATTCAACCTGCATAAAACACTATTAGCACTGACAATTGGATTCTAAGCTTCCAAGCTAATATTGAATTCCCAGAGCTCGGTGGGTATACAGACTAAGCAGATATATTGCAGCAACATgcaatacccccccccccctccattaAGCCCTTTACAGTGTAAGCTGTGTGAACTGTGGAGGTAACATAAAAGTGGGTGTTTTTCAGTCAACTTCCTGCCCTCTGTCAATCATCTTATACTCCTCTGCTTATCAGTCTCTCTGTGACCTGTGCTCGCGGACTCTCATAAAACACTCTGGgaaacaacacacatacactctctctctctctctctctctctctctctctctctctctccctctctctctctctctctctctcacacacacacacacacacacacacacacacacacaaaggcgtCTTCCATTACAAGCCTCCAAAGGAACAGGCGGCGAGCGTACAAGTAGCtgaaagacagtgagagaaagacagatagaagAAGAGCTGTAATAGAAAGCCAGCTAGAGGGGCTGTTGGACAGAGCGGAGAGATCCAagcaaagagagagggagggagacagaaagagaggggacgagagagagagagagagagagagagagagagtgagaggtgagagagacGGCTTGCCGATTGCTCTCCCTGGTTTGTGTGCAGCTATGGCAGCCATGGAGTCAGAGCcaggcacccagtccagggtgatGTTTCAGACCAAAGAGGAGGAGCCCCCTCATCGCAAGCTGGGCAAACTAACAGTGAAATACGACCGTAAAGACCTCCAGAGGAGATTGGACATTGAGGAGTGGATCGATGGGCAACTACACCTGCTTTACGACTGTGAGGTGAGAGACGGAATATAGAGACGGTGGTAGTTTATATTAGACTGCACACTGTAAGTCCAAGAGTGCTGTGTGTATATTCTGGCAGTAGCCAGTTCCGTAAATCATCCAAAAGGATAAAGTGTGTAGTACACACCCAGAGAGACATGGCTCCACAGCTTCAGTCTTTATAAATGATCGATTAACTGCCTGTTTAACCAGTTTAGCTACCACACTGAATTTTAAAATACTAGTGGAGTAATTCTGTACTGTAATACTAATCCTGATGTTGCAATCTTTAAGGGATCAGTGAGCTCAGTTCTGCTGTCTCACAACAGTACTTTAAATGACACGTCATGTTTGCCACTTGACTGATACTATCTGACCTTAGGTATCCTCATATGCCTCTCTGCTAAGGCAGAGATCTGGccagaaataataattaaacttaCAAGTGGCGGTCCATAAGATAAGTCATTGTATGGACCAATAAAAACAGGCGTTTCTCTCTGATAAATATCTACAGCTATACTTGGGTTTGACATGGGCTTGGACATACTATAAGCTCTTAACAGAATTTATATTATGAGCACACTACTGTTGCTTTTGGGTGGCTCATCCAACTAAAGCCTTGATCCAAAGCAACTTCCAactgagacaggatacaacagagcagttgagagttaagggtcttgctcaaggacccaccTGTaacagcttggtggtgctgggattcaAACTCGCAACCTTCCAATTAGTAGCCTAAAGCAGTGACCATTGAGCCATCATCCTTGAGTTCCTAGACTCTGGGTTACCCGTGTTTCCCTGAGGAGGTGGTAGGGGgaaacattgtaattgtaagGGTTATATGAAATGTGCTCAGCTGTCTCAGGGGATACCATGGCAACAAGGCTCCGGCTGCCATGTGCGATAGGCAAAACAGATACAAAATGAGACGCACTGAAAGAATGATGAGTGCTGATACAaattctgatgatgatgatgatgatggtgttgatggtgacGACAggatgtaaacatagtcaaacATTTCCTCTCCCACCTTGAGAAAGACAAGAAACGACAATTATGCCACTCAATTCTAAGCACACTATATGATGCTTGCTTTCCTTAGTGGTAGAGTTTGAATATAGTTTTTAAAGTGATTTCTAT
This window contains:
- the ppp1r14d gene encoding protein phosphatase 1 regulatory subunit 14B, yielding MAAMESEPGTQSRVMFQTKEEEPPHRKLGKLTVKYDRKDLQRRLDIEEWIDGQLHLLYDCEEEEIPELEIDIDELLELPDEEQRTKLHELLQECGKPKEDFINGLLYRMKGLRKMSGPLKK